The nucleotide window TCTGCTAGTCCTCTACAGTCTGTATGCGAACGAATATCTATATGCATTGTTGGATATTTATTCAGTACAGCCAACACTTTTTGTAGCTCAATCTCGGCATCGTATCTAATATTAGACTTATCAAAATCAAAATAAATGATAGGAATGTCTAAAATCTTCGCTAAATCATCGCAAGGGTTGATTTCTTGTACATCCTTTTCTAAAAGCAATTGCAACTGCAATTCTTGCTTTTTCTTAGGTGTAGTAAAACGTTTTTCATCAGAAATATAAGTGTCTTTTTCACCTCTAATTAGATATTCCATTTCACAATCTAGCTCAAATTCAAAAACTGCATCTTCGCCAACAGTTTTGCGCTCTATTTCTTTTCCTTCACCATCAAATAGAATAACTGTTGCATTTGGTATAAGCTCGTCAGTTTTTTTGTCTTGAACTGTTCCAAAAACTAACTGCTCACATTCTGGTACTTCAAACGTGTAGATATCATCACTGCCTTTACCTCCTTCTCTATTAGAACTAAAATATACACGTTTTGTTACTAGGTTTTGGTAATATCCAAAATCGTCTGCAGAACTATTTACAGGCATTCCAATATTTTCAATAGGAAAATTTCTATTAGAACCTGCTGCTACTTTTTGGTCTAATTCTTCGGATTTATAAACATCTAAGCCACCTAATCCTGGGAAACCTGTTGAAGAAAAGAATAAATTACCACTGGTATCCATAAATGGAAAAGATTCTTGTCCTTCGGTATTTACAGAAGGGCCAAGATTTTCTGGTTTTCCGAGCGTACCATCATCGTTGACATCTACCACAAAAATATCGGACTGACCGTATGTACCTGGCATATCTGAAGCAAAATATAGGCGTGTACCTGTTAAATTTAATGTAGGGTGCGCAACACTGTAATCTTCGCTATTAAAATGAACTTTGTGAATCTCATCCCAAGTACCGTCCTCACTTAATGTAGCTCTGTATAATTGTAATCTATTAATCCCTGTACCATCTTCTTTATACTTTAATCTATAGAAGTTATTTCTGGTAAAAAACATGTATTTACCATTTGGTGAAAACACAGCACTAGATTCGTGATATTTTGTATTTACTTTTCCTTCAACTTCTTTTACTTCTCCAAAACCATTTTCAGTTTTTTCTGCTACATATAAATCTAAATATGGCTCTTCATTCCAACGGTATTTACGACCTCCTCCTCTGGCTGAAGCAAACACAATTCCATTTTCGTATTCTGTAGTACCAAAATCTGAAAGTTCTGTATTTATTTCTAAATTCTGAACCTCAATATCATCACGACTTTGTTCCTGAATATTAGTTCTATAATCTACTCTAGAAAGAAATGCTCTACCTCTCATATCGTCTGGCTTAAGCTCATTGAACTTCTTCATCCACTTATCAGACTCTTCATAGTTTTCAATGCCTTTGAGTGCTAAGGCATACCTAAAATAATATTCGGGATCAATAACTTCGTTCATTGTAAATAGCTCGCCATACCACTTGGCTGCATTTGCCATATCATTTCTAAAATAATATGAATTTGCCAACTTCTGAAATAGGTCTGCAGACTTATAACCTTTATTGGCGACTTCTAAAAGGACTTCACTTGTTTTTACGTAAGCAAAGTCTCTGTAGTCGTCTTCAACACTTTTTATTTTGCCGTTTTGAGTATAGGCAGATACAGCAAATATACCTGCACAAACTAAACTTATATATCTTGAAATTGTTCTCATAGTCTTATTTTTAGAAGAAACGTGGTGATAAAATTCTACCTAATCGCTTCACTTCAAATCTTAAAGTTATTTCGTGAGTTCCACCATTATAGTTATTTAAACCTGTTGTTGTTAAATCATAACCGTAACCAATAAACATTCCTGGCGTTGCTTGAAAACCTACAAGAGCACTCACAGAATCATCCCATCGCCATGCCAAACCAGCTGTTAAATTCTTTTTATACCAGAAATTGGCGGACACATCAGCAATTAAGGGTGCACCAGAAACTCCTTTTACCAAAAATGCAGGTTTTAACTCTAAAGTTTCACTAAGGTTAAATACATAACCACCTATAGCGTAGAAGTGCATGCGCTCTGTAGCTCTAGATTCTTGAAAATCGTCATAGTGTTCCGTTTCTAAAAAGTTTGGCACAGCTAAACCTAAATACCATTTTCTGGTGTGCATGTATAATCCTGCTCCAACAGTTGGTGATATTAAATTTACATTTTCGTTAAACACATTATCTGGATCTTGGAAACGACCTTTACTCCAATCTAAGTCTAACATATGCAATCCACCTTTTACACCAAATGATAATTTTAAATCATTGGCATTTAAAGGAATAGTATATGAAAAATTAGCATCAATAAAATTTTCTCTCGCAGGCCCTAATGCATCACTTACAATATTTAGACCCAAACCTATACGCTCGTTGCGCAAAGGTGAGTGAATACCCAAGGATTGTGTTTGTGGTGCACCATCAATACCAACCCATTGTGATCTATGCAAACCTACAACACTCAGTGTTTCTCGTTGTCCGGCATAAGCTGGATTTACACTTAATGTATTATACATATAATGCGTGTATTGAGGATCTTGCTGGGCATTTAAATCCGTTGCTAATAGTGCAGTAAACACCATTAAAATTAAACTTGCTTTTGATAATATACGTATCATCTTTCTGTCTTTTTTCTAAAGTTGTTTACTTATCTATTTATATATAACCATCCTACTCTTGGCTCAGATCCATCGCCTAAATCTAGAACATAATAATATGTCCCTACAGGTAACTGATCAGATTGATTAATTACTGCTCTACCATTAGAAGTGCCATCCCAATCGTTCAGATATCCATTTTTAGAATAAACAATGTTACCCCATCTATTATAAACTTCTAATTTGTTGTTTGAGAATCGCTCTATACAATCAATGACAAAGGTCTCATTAACTCCGTCACCATTTGGTGAAAATTCATTATAGATTGTTAGACATATTGGATCTACCGTTGCTGTATCTTCATCATTTGAAGGATTAATGTCATTACCGCCATCTGCATTATTTACAAATGCTGTGTTGGCATAATCACCAATGCCTAATACCTCTACAGTTATTTCAAGAATTTCTACCTGATCAGGATCTAACTGACCAACTGTCCATTCGCCATCAAACTCTGAATATGTTCCTGCAGTCGTAATTGCAGAAACAAACATGTAACCCGTTGGAATTTCTTCACTTATAATGACGTTGGTAGCTGTTACGTTACCAATGTTAGCTACTTCTATAGTAAATGTAACTTCGTCTCCTACTACTGGTCTTACTTCATCTACAACTTTAGTTACTTCTAAATCAAATATTGAATTAACTGGTGTTACGGTTGGATCATCTGGTTCACCATCACCGTTATCATCATTATCATTAGCATCATTAGGATCATCACTAGTATCTCTTACATCATCTGTTGGATCACCTAAATCGCCACCTGGACTCTCAGCTGTTACGTTTGCAGAATTTATTACAAATCCTGTATCTAAATCAACTTGAGTAATCTCATAAGTCGCTGTAAATGTTGTACTGTCAACATCACCAGGAAGCAACTGTGCAATAGGTCCGCCAACTAAGTTTATACCTGGCAACAGGTCTTCAACTTCAATATTAGTTAATGTAACATTACCTGTATTCTCAACTATAAATACATATGAAATTTCGTCACCTAAACTTCCTTCAATACCATCGCCATTTGTATCTGCAAGTGGTAAGGTAGTTTTGATGAGACTTATCATAGGAACTTGGATAATCTCAGTATCGGTAGGATCATCCGTACCTGTTGGATCTGTTGGGTCATCACTATCATCAGCTACTCCGCCACCTAATGGATCAGAACCATTGGCTAGAGCCTGATTTGTTACTATACCTGCATCAATATCTGCCTGTGTAAGTGCATATGTTGCCGTAAATACAATTGGATTCTGAGGTGAAACAGCAAGATCATCTATTTGTGAATCTCCATCTTCGTCACTACCTCCACTTTGATAGACTGGTATTGGTAATATTCCTGTTCCAGTAAAGTCAGCTGCATCCTCAGTAACACTAACATCAAATACTGTTGTATTTCCTGTATTGGTAACTGTATAAGTATATGTTATTATATCACCAACAGTTGCTATACCATCTGCACCTAAGTCTAAGCTACTAGTCTTCTCAATAGCCAAACTAGGATCTTGTGGAATCGTCGTATCTGTTGGATCATCTGTACTAGTAGGATCTGCTGGATCATCACTATCATCAGTTACTCCTCCACCTAATGGATCAGTTCCATTGGTGCTAGCCTGGTTTGTTACTATACCTGCATCAATATCTGCCTGGGTGATTGCGTAGGTTGCAGTATAAACTATAGTTCCTGAACCAACAACCATATCTTCTAAGTCAGATTCACCATCTTCATCACTACCACCACTTTGATATACTGGTGTTGGTAATGTTCCTGTTCCAGTAAAGTCAGCTGCATCCTCAGTGACATTAACATC belongs to Winogradskyella sp. J14-2 and includes:
- a CDS encoding OmpA family protein, whose product is MRTISRYISLVCAGIFAVSAYTQNGKIKSVEDDYRDFAYVKTSEVLLEVANKGYKSADLFQKLANSYYFRNDMANAAKWYGELFTMNEVIDPEYYFRYALALKGIENYEESDKWMKKFNELKPDDMRGRAFLSRVDYRTNIQEQSRDDIEVQNLEINTELSDFGTTEYENGIVFASARGGGRKYRWNEEPYLDLYVAEKTENGFGEVKEVEGKVNTKYHESSAVFSPNGKYMFFTRNNFYRLKYKEDGTGINRLQLYRATLSEDGTWDEIHKVHFNSEDYSVAHPTLNLTGTRLYFASDMPGTYGQSDIFVVDVNDDGTLGKPENLGPSVNTEGQESFPFMDTSGNLFFSSTGFPGLGGLDVYKSEELDQKVAAGSNRNFPIENIGMPVNSSADDFGYYQNLVTKRVYFSSNREGGKGSDDIYTFEVPECEQLVFGTVQDKKTDELIPNATVILFDGEGKEIERKTVGEDAVFEFELDCEMEYLIRGEKDTYISDEKRFTTPKKKQELQLQLLLEKDVQEINPCDDLAKILDIPIIYFDFDKSNIRYDAEIELQKVLAVLNKYPTMHIDIRSHTDCRGLADYNERLSDRRAKSTRQYLIDNGIAAERLTAKGYGESQLVNDCGCEPTNESSCSEEEHQLNRRSEFIITSINGKSCDDKE
- a CDS encoding type IX secretion system membrane protein PorP/SprF, with protein sequence MIRILSKASLILMVFTALLATDLNAQQDPQYTHYMYNTLSVNPAYAGQRETLSVVGLHRSQWVGIDGAPQTQSLGIHSPLRNERIGLGLNIVSDALGPARENFIDANFSYTIPLNANDLKLSFGVKGGLHMLDLDWSKGRFQDPDNVFNENVNLISPTVGAGLYMHTRKWYLGLAVPNFLETEHYDDFQESRATERMHFYAIGGYVFNLSETLELKPAFLVKGVSGAPLIADVSANFWYKKNLTAGLAWRWDDSVSALVGFQATPGMFIGYGYDLTTTGLNNYNGGTHEITLRFEVKRLGRILSPRFF